One window from the genome of Cottoperca gobio chromosome 15, fCotGob3.1, whole genome shotgun sequence encodes:
- the gfral gene encoding GDNF family receptor alpha-like has translation MAVGGVSHPSLSTNASERHRSAAGVTVTAIMQPISLEAAVILGIVIHQISSISISSPPADCFAAVETCMSNLCKWSEEAFYGSICEDDGCQIKGSEVCNLTIQTVLDQFPSLHGCVCAREEELCGSIQALATQCHQKTVQDGAASCLDQMGVCVSDAVCNRYLAPVIQACMAQQCDRDRCQKVSQQFYGSMPHNVAEILVMCECEASDQSCLDMKTVLHSGTCGDHTWICQDTVNQCVEDSNCRYLLKTFRAKCWSPEEAQCSDIDLQKDECISQMNQALILGADSECKIAFLATLGTALHYPCACNGMRNDDLLTCNMIYDVLHNRSHFMTSWKSNSGPTKSPEIDEPEQGHTWSHGFGMPPAPLPACSLFAPRSGPENLLRLQAVHSFFAISVSTNTPALRSQSWQHS, from the exons ATGGCTGTGGGTGGCGTTTCCCATCCCAGCTTAAGTACCAATGCCAGCGAGAGGCACAGATCAGCTGCAGGAGTGACAGTGACAGCAATCATGCAACCGATAAGCCTGGAAGCTGCTGTCATACTTG GGATTGTGATCCATCAGATATCGAGCATCAGCATTTCATCTCCACCTGCCGACTGTTTTGCTGCTGTGGAGACCTGCATGTCAAATCTATGCAAGTGGAGTGAAGAAGCATTTTACGGCAGCATCTGTGAGG ATGACGGGTGCCAAATAAAAGGCTCAGAGGTCTGTAACCTGACCATCCAGACTGTACTGGACCAATTTCCCTCTCTgcacgggtgtgtgtgtgcccgggAGGAGGAGCTTTGTGGCTCTATACAAGCGCTGGCCACACAATGCCACCAAAAGACAG tacAGGATGGTGCTGCATCCTGCTTGGACCAAATGGGAGTTTGTGTCAGTGATGCAGTTTGCAACAGGTACTTAGCACCTGTTATTCAGGCATGCATGGCACAACAGTGCGACCGTGACCGCTGTCAGAAAGTGTCTCAGCAGTTCTATGGCAGCATGCCGCACAATGTTGCAGAGATACTCGTCATGTGCGAGTGCGAGGCTTCAGATCAGAGCTGTCTGGATATGAAAACTGTTCTGCACAGCGGCACATGTGGAGACCACACGTGGATCTGCCAGGATACAGTTAACCAGTGTgttgaggacagtaactgcag ATACCTGTTAAAAACTTTCCGAGCCAAGTGCTGGAGCCCTGAAGAAGCACAATGCAGCGACATCGACCTACAAAAGGATGAATGTATCAGCCAGATGAACCAAGCTCTCATCCTTGGTGCAGATTCTGAATGTAAAATTGCCTTTTTGGCCACTTTGGGCACAGCACTTCACTATCCGTGTGCATGCAACGGAATGCGCAATGATGATCTACTGACGTGCAACATGATTTATGATGTGCTTCATAATAGATCGCATTTCA TGACATCTTGGAAAAGCAACAGTGGTCCTACTAAATCTCCTGAAATCGATGAACCTGAGCAAGGTCACACATGGTCACACG GTTTTGGCATGCCACCAGCGCCACTCCCAGCCTGTAGCCTATTTGCCCCTCGCTCAGGGCCTGAAAACCTCCTCCGCCTCCAAGCGGTCCATAGCTTCTTTGCTATCAGTGTAAGCACCAACACTCCCGCTCTAAGGTCCCAGTCCTGGCAGCACAGCTAA
- the hcrtr2 gene encoding orexin receptor type 2, with translation MSGITGNSDCEECLSSAHVANNSTELHPHYDDDELLRYIWREYLHPKQYEWVLIVAYIIVFFVSLIGNSLVCFAVWKNRHMRTVTNYFIVNLSFADVLVTIICLPASLVVDITETWFFGKTLCKIVPYLQTISVSVSVLTLSCIAQDRWYAICHPLKFKSTAKRARKSIVVIWVVSCIIMIPQAIVMECSSLLPQLTNKTSLFTVCDEHWGAEIYPKVYHICFFIVTYFAPLCLMVLAYIQICHKLWCQQIPGSTSVLQRKWRSMQCSASAPGPGEPMRVRTSTVSAEVKQVRARRKTARMLIVVLFVFTLCYLPISVLNVMKRVFGTFKKTNDRETVYAWFTFSHWLIYANSAANPIIYNFLSGKFRGEFKAAFSCQGQNQTQRTRPIASTDSRKSLSTQVNNVDNLSRISDQVV, from the exons ATGTCTGGGATCACTGGGAATTCTGATTGCGAGGAGTGTTTATCTTCGGCACATGTGGCCAACAACAGCACGGAGTTACACCCGCACTACGATGACGACGAACTTCTGAGATACATCTGGAGAGAGTACTTACACCCCAAGCAGTATGAATGGGTTCTCATTGTGGCTTACATTATTGTCTTCTTCGTCTCACTCATTGGGAACTCGTTGG tttgttttgcagTGTGGAAAAACCGTCACATGCGCACCGTGACCAACTACTTCATAGTGAATCTCTCCTTTGCCGATGTCTTGGTCACCATCATCTGCCTGCCTGCGAGTCTGGTCGTAGACATTACAGAGACGTGGTTCTTTGGAAAAACTCTTTGCAAAATTGTGCCTTATCTGCAG acCATCTCTGTTTCGGTATCAGTCCTAACACTGAGTTGCATTGCCCAAGACCGTTGGTATGCGATCTGCCACCCGCTGAAGTTCAAGAGCACAGCAAAGAGGGCTCGCAAGAGTATTGTCGTTATTTGGGTTGTGTCCTGCATCATTATGATCCCTCAGGCTATTGTGATGGAGTGCAGCAGCTTGCTGCCTCAACTAACAAACAAGACCAGCCTGTTCACAGTGTGTGATGAACATTGGGGAG CTGAGATCTACCCAAAGGTGTACCACATCTGTTTCTTCATTGTTACATACTTTGCACCCTTATGTCTCATGGTCTTGGCGTACATCCAGATATGTCACAAGCTGTGGTGTCAACAG ATTCCTGGAAGCACATCAGTGTTGCAGAGGAAGTGGAGGTCCATGCAGTGCTCAGCTTCGGCTCCGGGGCCGGGAGAGCCCATGAGGGTCAGGACCAGCACGGTTAGTGCAGAGGTCAAACAGGTCCGGGCCCGAAGAAAGACGGCTCGCATGCTGATTGTGGTGCTCTTTGTtttcaccctgtgttacctgcCAATCAGCGTGCTGAATGTCATGAAAAG AGTCTTTGGGACtttcaagaaaacaaatgacagagagacagtgtaTGCATGGTTCACTTTCTCACATTGGCTCATATATGCCAACAGTGCAGCAAATCCCATCATCTACAATTTTCTCAGCG GGAAATTCCGCGGGGAGTTCAAAGCAGCCTTTTCTTGCCAAGGTCAAAATCAAACACAGAGGACGAGGCCCATAGCGAGCACAGACAGCCGGAAGTCGCTGTCAACTCAAGTGAACAACGTGGACAATTTGTCACGCATATCAGATCAGGTAGTGTAG
- the hmgcll1 gene encoding 3-hydroxy-3-methylglutaryl-CoA lyase, cytoplasmic isoform X3, producing MADHTDVLRGIQRAPHVRYPVLTPNMQGFQDAVAAGATEVAVFGSASETFSKKNINCSIDESMLRFEEVINTAKERQIPVRGYVSCALGCPHEGHMEPSKVSEVAKRLYEMGCYEISLGDTIGVGTPGSMFKMLQSVMKEVPAHALAVHCHDTYGQALPNILTALQMGVCVVDSAVAGLGGCPYAQGSSGNVSTEDILYMLHGMGIETGVNLAKVIEAGDFICNALRRKTNSKVAQARGRTL from the exons ATGGCAGACCACACTGATGTACTCAGAGGAATCCAGAGAGCGCCTCATGTTCGGTACCCTGTTTTGACACCTAACATGCAAGGCTTCCAGGATGCT GTTGCAGCTGGTGCTACTGAAGTGGCGGTGTTTGGGTCAGCGTCTGAAAccttcagtaaaaaaaatattaactgCTCTATTGATGAAAGCATGCTGAGGTTTGAAGAAGTCATCAACACTGCTAAAGAACGGCAAATTCCAGTCCGTGG ATATGTCTCTTGTGCCCTTGGATGCCCCCACGAGGGACATATGGAACCTTCCAAAGTCTCTGAG GTGGCAAAGAGGTTATATGAAATGGGCTGCTATGAGATTTCCTTGGGAGATACCATCGGTGTTGGTACTCCAGGTTCCATGTTCAAGATGCTGCAGAGTGTAATGAAGGAGGTGCCCGCACACGCCCTAGCAGTTCACTGCCATGATACTTATGGACAAGCTCTGCCCAACATCCTTACTGCGCTTCAG ATGGGGGTCTGTGTGGTGGATTCTGCAGTAGCTGGCCTGGGAGGTTGCCCATACGCTCAGGGTTCATCTGGCAATGTTTCAACAGAGGATATTCTCTACATGCTGCATGGCATGGGCATTGAAACT GGTGTGAATCTTGCCAAAGTTATAGAGGCTGGTGACTTCATCTGCAATGCTTTACGTCGCAAGACAAACTCCAAGGTTGCCCAGGCAAGAGGCAGAACACTTTGA